Proteins encoded by one window of Musa acuminata AAA Group cultivar baxijiao chromosome BXJ2-9, Cavendish_Baxijiao_AAA, whole genome shotgun sequence:
- the LOC135623389 gene encoding receptor-like protein 51, whose amino-acid sequence MDRCSAALSIVLALLSAYTWTGGDAAPPSPSPTAAHGSTLDPRQLTALQSMGFPTVGDPCAAPSPRDNATACDDDAPFRHLVSLRLANCSPDLDLTTTALHALSTLRSLAFLRCPIPAPRHFPSDLVASLRSFSCAASLRRLTGVWLSRLQNLTDLTVIGVPVAASGPAIILSHMRHLRSASIASTNLSGSVPHHWHALDLVHLNLSSNHLKGPVPSSISVLGSLQTLDLSSNALTGTLPDSIGDLAALKSASFAHNSLSGPIPVSMSQLTLLVHLDLSSNQFNGSIPRSLSKLKGLKFLNLENNNFQGVLPFDASFLQKLEVFKVGGNSNLCYNHSLLSHKLKLGIAPCDKYGLPVSPPPDRSTRADTSDYSDNGGGDDVVADRKSSGGGHHGPSKLVLGVAIGLSCFVFLVIFLVCLSKLCG is encoded by the coding sequence ATGGATCGTTGCTCGGCAGCTCTTTCCATAGTGCTCGCCCTGCTCTCGGCCTACACTTGGACAGGCGGCGATGCTGCCCCACCGTCCCCGTCGCCGACCGCCGCGCACGGCTCCACGCTCGACCCCCGCCAGCTCACGGCGCTCCAGTCCATGGGGTTTCCCACCGTCGGCGACCCATGCGCCGCCCCCTCCCCCCGCGACAACGCCACCGCCTGCGACGACGATGCCCCCTTCCGTCACCTCGTCTCCCTCCGCCTCGCCAACTGCTCCCCGGACCTCGACCTCACCACCACCGCTCTCCATGCCCTCTCCACCCTCCGCTCCCTCGCCTTCCTCCGCTGCCCCATCCCCGCCCCGAGGCACTTCCCGAGCGACCTCGTCGCCTCTCTTCGCTCCTTCTCCTGCGCCGCGTCCCTCCGCCGCCTTACCGGCGTCTGGCTCTCTCGCCTCCAGAACCTCACCGACCTCACCGTCATCGGCGTTCCCGTGGCCGCCAGCGGCCCTGCCATCATCCTCTCTCACATGCGCCACCTCCGTTCCGCCAGCATCGCCTCCACGAACCTCTCCGGCAGCGTCCCCCACCACTGGCACGCTCTCGACCTCGTCCACCTCAACCTTTCCTCCAACCACCTCAAGGGCCCCGTCCCGAGCTCCATCTCCGTGCTTGGCTCCCTCCAGACCCTCGACCTCAGCTCCAATGCGCTCACCGGAACCCTCCCCGACTCCATCGGCGACCTCGCCGCCCTCAAAAGCGCATCTTTCGCCCACAATTCGCTGTCCGGACCCATCCCCGTCTCAATGTCGCAGCTCACGCTGCTCGTCCACCTGGATCTGAGCTCGAATCAGTTCAACGGAAGCATTCCAAGGTCCCTATCCAAGTTGAAAGGCTTAAAGTTCCTGAACTTAGAGAACAACAACTTCCAGGGAGTGCTCCCCTTCGATGCGTCCTTCCTGCAAAAGCTCGAGGTCTTTAAGGTGGGCGGCAACAGCAACCTCTGCTACAACCACAGTCTGCTTTCTCACAAGCTCAAGCTCGGCATCGCCCCCTGCGACAAGTACGGGTTGCCAGTGTCGCCGCCCCCGGACCGCTCCACTCGGGCGGACACGTCTGACTACTCCGAcaacggcggcggcgacgacgtaGTTGCAGATAGAAAGAGCAGCGGCGGAGGCCACCACGGGCCGAGCAAGCTTGTGCTTGGGGTGGCCATTGGGCTGTCCTGCTTTGTTTTCTTGGTCATCTTCCTCGTCTGCCTCTCCAAGCTATGCGGCTGA